From a single Paenibacillus sp. FSL R5-0345 genomic region:
- a CDS encoding DUF6678 family protein, which produces MGEKGEYMDSNELKPLMNNTKWEEIRQAMLNYAFPTKWRTKDIDTGYISLWDGDWYYHYSDGGYKFIEWLEIHAEDDLIKTDLIQFLKKIHVPGEVTTDSIIIYGYNKTNEFIDYI; this is translated from the coding sequence ATGGGAGAAAAAGGTGAATATATGGATTCAAATGAACTAAAACCTTTAATGAACAACACAAAATGGGAAGAAATAAGACAAGCAATGCTCAACTATGCCTTTCCAACCAAATGGAGAACTAAAGACATTGATACTGGCTATATCAGCCTTTGGGATGGAGATTGGTATTACCATTATTCAGATGGTGGCTACAAATTTATTGAGTGGTTAGAAATTCATGCTGAAGATGACTTGATAAAAACTGATTTAATTCAATTCCTGAAAAAAATACATGTTCCAGGTGAAGTAACTACCGACTCCATCATAATTTATGGATATAACAAAACTAATGAATTCATTGATTATATTTGA
- the yidC gene encoding membrane protein insertase YidC, which translates to MKKILLFQKWAKPILVMLIGVIPIIVLSGCSTASHSNSINADSAGVFNHFFIYPFSILIKFFANAFHGNYGLSIVLMTFIIRLAIMPLMMNQTKKQMDMKEKMAVLQPELTALKEKYKNDVSADAKKQQQVEMMQLYQKHQFNPLNMGCLPMLLQWPITLAFYYAIRRTPEIAADDFLWFSLGKTDMILPLIAAAVYYVQFRVSQSVSAQYQQNQNNQMAFIGLLSPIMMGVFSFQMPAALPLYWAVGGIFIIVQTIILNKMYTKPNVASKNLPTGVEDL; encoded by the coding sequence ATGAAAAAGATTTTGTTGTTTCAAAAATGGGCCAAGCCCATTCTCGTCATGTTGATTGGAGTTATTCCGATCATTGTGCTCAGCGGGTGTTCGACAGCATCCCATTCAAACTCGATTAATGCCGATTCAGCAGGGGTATTTAACCACTTTTTTATTTATCCATTTTCGATCTTGATCAAATTCTTTGCGAATGCATTTCACGGAAACTACGGATTATCGATCGTGCTGATGACTTTCATCATCAGACTCGCGATCATGCCGCTCATGATGAATCAAACCAAGAAACAAATGGACATGAAAGAAAAGATGGCCGTCCTCCAGCCGGAGTTAACTGCACTTAAGGAGAAGTATAAGAACGACGTCAGTGCGGATGCAAAAAAACAACAGCAAGTCGAGATGATGCAGCTCTACCAGAAGCATCAATTTAATCCCTTAAATATGGGGTGTTTACCGATGCTTCTTCAATGGCCGATCACCCTCGCATTTTACTACGCCATTCGTCGTACCCCAGAGATTGCAGCGGACGATTTTCTGTGGTTTAGCTTGGGGAAAACAGATATGATTTTGCCGCTTATTGCCGCTGCGGTGTATTACGTTCAGTTCCGCGTGTCTCAATCCGTTTCAGCGCAGTATCAGCAAAATCAAAATAACCAAATGGCTTTCATCGGATTGTTGTCACCGATTATGATGGGTGTATTTTCTTTTCAGATGCCCGCCGCGTTACCATTATATTGGGCAGTTGGCGGTATATTCATTATCGTGCAAACGATCATACTCAATAAAATGTACACGAAGCCAAATGTAGCGAGTAAAAACTTACCCACCGGTGTAGAAGATTTATAA
- a CDS encoding DUF2199 domain-containing protein produces the protein MKCPHCNNELNELPLCYGSEAPYYFHTVPEEKRTELIRDFCVIDEQHFFIRGHIEIPIIDSKEKFIWSVWVSLSEENFLKSNELLHVEGREAEKPYFGWLSTELSIYPITTLSLKTMVHTQEVGAVPLIELEQTNHPLAVEQREGITMGRVKEIAHLINHSL, from the coding sequence ATGAAATGCCCTCACTGTAACAACGAATTAAATGAACTTCCTTTGTGTTACGGAAGTGAAGCACCCTATTATTTTCACACTGTACCAGAAGAGAAAAGAACAGAATTAATTAGAGATTTTTGTGTAATTGATGAACAGCATTTCTTTATTAGAGGACATATCGAAATACCAATAATTGATAGTAAAGAGAAATTTATATGGAGTGTTTGGGTTTCTCTTAGTGAAGAGAACTTTTTGAAATCTAATGAATTATTACACGTAGAGGGAAGGGAAGCTGAAAAACCTTATTTTGGATGGTTATCGACTGAACTTTCAATATATCCAATAACCACATTATCGTTAAAGACAATGGTACATACACAAGAAGTTGGTGCTGTTCCGTTAATAGAATTAGAACAAACGAATCATCCACTTGCAGTTGAACAAAGAGAAGGAATTACAATGGGGAGAGTTAAAGAAATTGCTCATTTAATAAATCATAGTCTGTAA
- a CDS encoding Type 1 glutamine amidotransferase-like domain-containing protein, whose product MSTHYYLSWFNNFFPEKLVHCLHEDIQDRKSLVMISAEPSGYTGEQINIDDVSECTWLNQANIIFDEYHFIDYRMQKEDAQRLIHNASVIFLCGGDPVLQNDFLADYELSNVIKNSNAVIMGASAGAINMAAKWLYLKNTGNEVETSTIYDGIGFDHFAYESHSKRDYATFVQGYLFPLSEEIDVYAAEQESAMRVKDGKIEIMGPVYLISHSKIQKLVETL is encoded by the coding sequence TTGAGTACTCACTACTATCTCAGTTGGTTTAATAATTTTTTTCCAGAGAAGCTGGTCCATTGTTTGCATGAGGATATACAAGACAGAAAATCGCTTGTTATGATTAGCGCTGAACCGTCTGGTTATACAGGTGAGCAAATTAACATTGATGATGTTTCTGAATGTACATGGTTAAATCAGGCTAACATTATTTTTGATGAATATCATTTCATTGATTACCGCATGCAGAAGGAAGATGCTCAGCGATTAATTCACAACGCTTCTGTCATTTTTTTATGCGGTGGAGATCCTGTTTTGCAAAACGATTTTTTGGCCGATTATGAATTATCAAATGTTATTAAGAACAGCAATGCCGTTATAATGGGTGCCAGCGCCGGTGCGATAAACATGGCTGCAAAATGGTTATACTTGAAAAACACTGGCAATGAAGTTGAAACAAGTACTATTTATGATGGTATTGGCTTTGATCATTTTGCCTATGAATCTCATTCTAAACGCGACTACGCTACGTTTGTTCAAGGTTACCTGTTCCCCTTGTCTGAAGAGATTGATGTTTATGCGGCAGAACAGGAGAGTGCAATGCGTGTAAAGGACGGAAAAATAGAAATAATGGGTCCTGTATATTTAATTTCCCACTCTAAGATTCAGAAATTGGTTGAGACGCTTTAA
- a CDS encoding cysteine hydrolase family protein codes for MKVGFLIIDMQNLFLHDHMEKLNVSQACEYINHVSGLLRAKDQIVVHIKDVEGANADTDPEARNIIPEITVLPTDIQIEKEFSNAFWKTDLEQVLREHGVEFIIVAGFAAEHCITFTINGAQERGFQAAILQKGILSTQPDAINSIYRDRHMISYPVIEFLMEIIA; via the coding sequence ATAAAAGTTGGATTCCTAATTATTGATATGCAAAACCTTTTCTTACACGATCATATGGAGAAGTTAAATGTAAGCCAGGCTTGTGAATACATTAATCATGTGTCGGGGTTACTTCGTGCAAAAGACCAAATTGTCGTTCATATAAAAGACGTGGAAGGGGCAAACGCAGATACGGATCCAGAAGCAAGAAATATTATTCCGGAAATTACAGTGTTACCTACGGATATCCAGATAGAAAAAGAGTTCTCTAATGCTTTTTGGAAAACAGATTTGGAACAGGTGCTACGTGAACATGGTGTTGAATTTATTATCGTTGCAGGCTTCGCTGCAGAACACTGTATAACCTTTACTATAAACGGTGCACAAGAAAGAGGCTTTCAAGCAGCCATTCTTCAAAAGGGTATCCTTAGCACACAGCCAGATGCCATTAACTCGATTTACCGTGATCGGCATATGATCTCTTACCCGGTGATCGAATTTTTAATGGAGATCATTGCTTGA
- a CDS encoding NAD(P)/FAD-dependent oxidoreductase produces the protein MKMNYDCAIIGGGPAGLNAALVLGRARKNVVVIDEGRARNRVTRETHGFLTRDPISPSDFRRIAKEQISAYPSVTFAEDTAISITGTDGDFQISTVQGQTYRSKKLLFAIGMKDLPMEIKGLSDVYGKSAFICPYCDGWELRDQPLVVIVKGADATHMAQVISGWTNNITICTNGSDDLTNAQCEELQQHNIPVYDLPIQSIESDNGMVQQVMLKDGTSIVCTGIFFRPKLMIGSDLPQAIGCEITEAGTVIVDNLGKTNVPGVYSAGDAATHLHQAIIAASMGSLAGVGINNELNEEEWRNI, from the coding sequence ATGAAAATGAATTACGATTGTGCGATTATCGGCGGAGGACCGGCAGGTCTCAATGCTGCTTTGGTGCTAGGCAGGGCAAGAAAAAACGTTGTTGTTATTGATGAAGGACGCGCCCGGAATAGGGTTACTCGAGAAACACATGGCTTTCTTACTAGAGATCCTATAAGTCCAAGCGATTTTAGACGAATTGCGAAGGAGCAGATAAGTGCCTATCCATCCGTTACTTTTGCGGAAGATACCGCTATATCGATTACGGGAACCGATGGTGATTTTCAAATTTCGACTGTTCAGGGTCAGACCTATCGAAGTAAAAAGCTGCTCTTTGCGATAGGAATGAAGGATCTTCCGATGGAAATTAAGGGGCTCTCAGATGTGTATGGCAAAAGCGCCTTTATCTGCCCTTATTGTGATGGATGGGAGCTAAGAGATCAGCCTCTTGTAGTAATTGTTAAGGGAGCCGATGCAACGCATATGGCCCAAGTGATATCTGGTTGGACGAATAACATTACCATATGTACTAATGGATCTGATGACTTGACGAATGCACAATGCGAGGAACTTCAACAACATAACATTCCGGTCTATGATTTGCCGATTCAATCGATCGAATCTGACAATGGTATGGTACAGCAAGTTATGCTGAAGGATGGTACTAGCATCGTATGTACAGGGATATTTTTCAGACCAAAGCTAATGATCGGATCAGATTTGCCGCAAGCCATCGGTTGCGAGATCACAGAAGCTGGAACAGTTATTGTCGATAATCTCGGTAAAACGAACGTTCCAGGCGTTTATAGTGCCGGTGATGCAGCAACACATCTTCATCAAGCCATTATTGCCGCTTCTATGGGTTCCTTAGCTGGGGTGGGCATTAACAACGAACTAAATGAAGAGGAATGGCGTAACATCTGA
- a CDS encoding glycoside hydrolase family 43 protein — MATPNEPLVTHLYTADPSAHVFEGKLYIYPSHDIDHGGPTNDNGDQYAMEDYHVFSLEDPTSPCVDHGEALHLRDVSWASKQMWAPDAAYRQGTYYLFFPARDKEGIFRIGVATSASPSGPFQAQESYIEGSFSIDPAVFVDEDERAYMYFGGLWGGQLEKWQDGIFQQDAVEKSPEEPAYGPWVGELSEDMLAFKSAPQEIIITDEEGNPILAGDEDRRYFEGPWMHKYQGKYYLSYSTGTTHKIVYAVSDKPCGPFVFQGTILNPVIGWTTHHSIVEFNEKWYLFYHDASLSGGVDHKRSMKFTELHYEEDGRIRPVIL, encoded by the coding sequence ATGGCAACCCCAAATGAGCCATTAGTTACCCATCTCTATACAGCCGATCCCTCCGCTCATGTATTTGAGGGCAAGCTGTATATTTACCCATCCCACGATATCGACCATGGTGGACCTACAAATGATAATGGTGACCAATATGCGATGGAAGATTATCATGTGTTTTCCTTGGAAGATCCTACATCCCCCTGTGTAGATCACGGAGAGGCACTTCATCTTCGGGATGTGTCTTGGGCTTCGAAGCAAATGTGGGCGCCAGATGCCGCGTACCGGCAGGGGACATATTATTTGTTTTTCCCAGCCCGGGATAAGGAGGGGATCTTCCGCATCGGAGTGGCTACGTCAGCCTCACCATCGGGTCCTTTTCAGGCTCAAGAAAGCTATATAGAAGGTAGCTTCAGCATCGATCCCGCTGTATTCGTGGACGAGGATGAAAGAGCCTATATGTATTTTGGCGGCTTATGGGGCGGACAATTAGAAAAGTGGCAGGACGGTATTTTTCAGCAAGATGCGGTAGAAAAGAGCCCAGAGGAGCCGGCTTATGGTCCTTGGGTGGGTGAGCTGAGTGAAGACATGCTGGCATTTAAATCAGCCCCTCAGGAAATCATTATTACTGATGAAGAGGGAAACCCAATTCTTGCGGGTGATGAGGACAGGAGGTATTTCGAGGGTCCATGGATGCACAAGTATCAGGGGAAATATTATCTCTCATACTCCACGGGCACAACCCATAAGATCGTCTACGCGGTAAGTGACAAGCCCTGCGGACCCTTTGTCTTCCAAGGGACGATCCTGAATCCAGTCATCGGCTGGACGACCCATCATTCCATCGTGGAATTTAACGAGAAATGGTATTTGTTCTACCATGACGCATCTCTGTCTGGCGGCGTAGATCATAAACGCAGTATGAAATTTACAGAGCTTCATTATGAGGAAGATGGCAGAATCCGGCCGGTAATACTCTAA
- a CDS encoding carbohydrate ABC transporter permease, which yields MANNQKSGTVNRKINKTIIYVVCISLAVLSILPFWVMFVNATRSTPEIQSGLSLLPSSHMMSNLQVLLDKSFDPLQGFMNSFIIASSATLCTVYFSSLAAYGLVTYSWKLRGPFFTFIMCVMMIPSQASAIGFYQFMYKLHWTNNFLPLILPAIAAPAVVFFMRQYLLATLSIEIVEAARVDGSGEFFTFNRIILPLMMPAVATQAIFAFVANWNNLFMPLILLTQKEKYTMPIMVSLLRGDIYKMEFGSIYMGLALTALPLFVVYFLLSRYIIAGVALGGVKE from the coding sequence ATGGCAAATAATCAGAAAAGCGGAACCGTTAACCGAAAGATAAATAAGACGATTATCTATGTGGTTTGCATCTCTTTGGCGGTACTCAGTATTCTGCCATTTTGGGTCATGTTTGTAAATGCCACACGCTCTACACCGGAAATCCAAAGTGGTCTTTCACTGCTTCCTTCGAGCCATATGATGAGCAATCTGCAAGTATTGCTCGATAAGAGCTTTGATCCGCTTCAAGGGTTCATGAATTCATTCATTATCGCCAGTTCTGCAACCCTCTGCACAGTCTATTTCTCGTCCTTGGCGGCCTATGGGCTCGTAACCTACAGCTGGAAGCTGCGGGGGCCATTCTTTACCTTTATCATGTGCGTGATGATGATTCCTTCCCAGGCAAGCGCTATCGGATTCTATCAGTTCATGTATAAGTTACATTGGACCAACAATTTTCTTCCGCTGATTCTACCAGCGATTGCTGCACCGGCGGTAGTGTTCTTTATGCGCCAATACCTTCTTGCAACTCTGTCGATAGAGATCGTGGAAGCTGCACGCGTAGATGGATCTGGAGAGTTCTTTACATTCAACCGGATCATCTTACCGTTGATGATGCCAGCAGTAGCAACACAAGCTATCTTTGCCTTTGTAGCCAATTGGAACAACCTGTTCATGCCGCTGATATTGCTAACGCAGAAGGAGAAATACACCATGCCGATCATGGTAAGTTTACTCCGAGGTGATATCTACAAGATGGAGTTCGGCTCGATTTATATGGGGCTGGCTTTAACAGCTTTACCGCTGTTTGTGGTTTACTTCCTGTTATCCAGATACATTATTGCGGGCGTAGCGCTCGGAGGCGTCAAAGAATAA
- a CDS encoding carbohydrate ABC transporter permease: MRRKNVNYSKYGYIFTFPFVLAFLIFSLYPILYTAVIGFTDMKGIIPKPIHILDNPFQNFKDLLFDNPSFRKSLFNTGLLWITNFVPQMLLALLLTAWFTNKRLNIKGQGLFKILLYMPNIITASTIAVLFSTLFAYPMGPVNSLFQMLGWTDAPVFFLQDKSTARGIVAFIQFWMWYGNTMIVLIAGVMGINPALFESASIDGANGFQTFFRITLPSLRTILLFTLITSMVGGLTMFDIPQLFLAGGPDDSTLTTSMFIYGQAFKGSYMYNRAAAASMIMFLISAILAGILFYVMRDRDASRLKKIEKQKYRKAAIAAREGGVTHGK; encoded by the coding sequence ATGCGCCGCAAAAATGTGAACTATTCGAAATACGGTTATATTTTTACCTTCCCGTTTGTCCTTGCATTTCTGATTTTCTCACTGTATCCCATTTTATATACCGCAGTCATTGGATTCACAGATATGAAAGGAATAATACCCAAACCAATCCATATTCTTGATAATCCTTTTCAAAACTTCAAAGATCTTCTCTTTGACAATCCCTCGTTCCGGAAGTCTTTGTTCAATACCGGATTGCTCTGGATTACTAACTTCGTTCCCCAGATGCTTCTCGCGCTCTTGCTAACCGCATGGTTCACGAATAAGCGTCTCAACATAAAGGGACAAGGCTTGTTCAAGATTCTGCTCTATATGCCTAATATCATCACTGCTAGTACGATTGCCGTGTTGTTCAGCACTTTATTCGCCTATCCGATGGGTCCTGTAAACAGTTTGTTTCAAATGTTGGGATGGACAGACGCTCCAGTGTTCTTCCTGCAGGATAAGTCGACAGCACGGGGCATTGTCGCGTTCATCCAGTTCTGGATGTGGTACGGCAACACCATGATCGTCCTGATCGCTGGCGTTATGGGTATAAATCCTGCGCTCTTCGAGTCCGCATCGATTGACGGGGCGAACGGGTTTCAAACCTTCTTCCGCATCACACTGCCGAGTCTGCGTACGATATTGCTGTTCACATTGATTACATCTATGGTGGGTGGTTTGACCATGTTCGATATTCCGCAATTATTCCTTGCAGGCGGACCGGACGATTCTACGCTTACTACGTCCATGTTTATCTATGGGCAAGCATTCAAGGGCAGCTATATGTATAATCGTGCTGCAGCAGCGAGCATGATCATGTTCTTGATTTCGGCGATATTGGCTGGAATCCTGTTCTATGTGATGCGTGACCGCGACGCGTCAAGACTTAAAAAAATAGAAAAGCAAAAGTATAGAAAAGCTGCTATAGCAGCCCGTGAGGGAGGCGTAACACATGGCAAATAA
- a CDS encoding ABC transporter substrate-binding protein, with product MKSMKRSLVGISTLLVMSSALAACGGNSNSNSSSPSSAPAPAANTTEAPAKGTGEKVTINLWSFTDEIPNMTKKYLEIHPDANVEFKTTVIATTDGAYQPALDQALTAGGKDAPDIFAAESAFVLKYTQGDASSYAANYSDIGLDDQMVKDAGIAQYSVDIGSLDGKLKALGYQATGGAFIYRRSIAKEVFGTDDPATIKNEIGPGWDKFYDAAAKLKAKGYGIVSGDGDIWHPIENSSDKGWLVDGKLHIDPKREEFLDLSKKLKDNGYHNDTTDWTEAWYADMSGTGAQPIFGFFGPAWLINYVMNGQVKDTNGDWAVSEPPTGFFWGGTWLLANKDVTKDDAKKQAVADFVKWVTLDTSETGLQYYWANGTMKEGEQGTKDSVASSVVMSKSNGEVPLLGGQNMFDVFVPANANASGKNLTQYDETINKLWRDQVREYTAGNKDRAKAIETFKQQVKDQLGIESE from the coding sequence ATGAAAAGTATGAAACGTAGTTTAGTGGGGATCTCTACATTGCTCGTGATGTCATCTGCTCTCGCAGCATGTGGTGGGAACTCAAATTCCAACTCATCTAGCCCAAGTTCAGCGCCTGCACCAGCAGCCAATACTACCGAAGCTCCAGCAAAAGGAACAGGTGAGAAAGTCACCATCAATCTTTGGAGCTTTACGGACGAAATTCCTAACATGACTAAGAAGTATCTGGAAATCCATCCTGACGCAAATGTAGAGTTCAAAACTACAGTTATCGCAACCACTGACGGAGCTTATCAGCCTGCTCTTGATCAGGCTCTGACAGCTGGAGGCAAAGATGCCCCTGACATTTTTGCAGCTGAATCAGCATTTGTGCTCAAGTATACACAAGGCGACGCCTCAAGCTATGCAGCTAACTATTCTGATATAGGCCTTGATGACCAAATGGTTAAAGACGCTGGCATCGCCCAATACTCGGTTGACATCGGTAGTCTAGACGGTAAATTGAAAGCCCTCGGCTATCAAGCGACTGGCGGCGCTTTTATCTATCGCCGCTCCATTGCGAAGGAAGTTTTTGGAACAGATGATCCAGCCACCATCAAGAATGAAATTGGACCAGGCTGGGATAAATTCTACGATGCAGCTGCGAAGCTGAAAGCTAAAGGATACGGCATCGTTTCCGGTGACGGAGATATCTGGCATCCAATCGAGAACAGCTCGGACAAGGGTTGGCTTGTTGATGGTAAGCTTCATATCGATCCGAAGCGCGAAGAGTTCCTGGATCTCTCTAAAAAGCTGAAAGACAATGGCTATCATAACGATACGACAGACTGGACGGAAGCATGGTATGCGGATATGTCCGGTACCGGTGCCCAACCGATCTTCGGTTTCTTCGGTCCTGCTTGGCTCATCAACTACGTGATGAACGGTCAAGTAAAAGACACGAATGGCGACTGGGCGGTTTCCGAACCACCAACAGGCTTCTTCTGGGGTGGCACTTGGCTGCTTGCCAACAAAGACGTCACCAAGGACGATGCCAAGAAACAGGCTGTTGCGGACTTTGTGAAGTGGGTTACACTCGACACCTCAGAAACGGGACTCCAATATTACTGGGCTAACGGTACCATGAAGGAAGGCGAGCAAGGTACCAAGGACAGCGTTGCATCCTCTGTTGTGATGTCGAAGTCAAACGGTGAAGTTCCACTGCTCGGTGGTCAAAATATGTTCGATGTGTTTGTACCGGCCAATGCAAACGCTTCAGGTAAGAACTTGACCCAGTACGACGAAACAATCAACAAGCTCTGGCGTGATCAAGTACGTGAATACACCGCGGGCAACAAAGACCGTGCCAAAGCGATCGAAACCTTTAAGCAACAAGTCAAAGACCAACTTGGCATTGAAAGCGAATAA
- a CDS encoding extracellular solute-binding protein: MLLITTACNGDQGNSTKSDGEKITLKMMHLWPDSNNSAQNKMVKAIIKEFEEANPNITIKTEVLENEQYKSKLKVLAASNDLPDIGFTWAAGFMDPYVRGNKFAAVDDLLQDELKGKFVAGTTEGYSFDGKTYALPVELNIVPVYYNKEIFSEFNLQPPQTLDDLKAIIRTLNNNGITPVTLGGKDGWPASFWYMYLADRIGGPNLMDKAVADQDFTDPSLLEAARQVQELVNLNTFIKGYNGLSNDEAKVQFMNGKSAMFVTGTWELPDFTTTTDIAQEFKVNIGYFKFPTVVGGKGNVDDWVGGPGTGLFVSKNSKHALEAKKFVSFFVQKWGEHSVVNAGVIPATKVDTATIKLPQMFIDLLNELNKANKVTLYLDTQMKPVASTIHMNQIQALFGEAVTPEEFIKKQDDALKADK; encoded by the coding sequence TTGTTGTTGATAACAACAGCTTGCAATGGAGACCAAGGGAATAGCACCAAGAGCGACGGCGAGAAGATCACTTTAAAAATGATGCATCTGTGGCCGGATAGCAATAACTCCGCGCAAAACAAAATGGTGAAAGCAATCATCAAAGAATTTGAAGAAGCTAATCCGAATATCACCATCAAGACGGAAGTTCTTGAAAATGAGCAGTATAAAAGCAAACTGAAGGTGCTTGCCGCATCTAATGATCTACCGGACATCGGATTCACCTGGGCGGCAGGCTTTATGGATCCTTATGTTAGAGGAAACAAGTTTGCAGCCGTAGACGATCTTTTACAGGATGAGCTGAAGGGGAAATTCGTAGCCGGTACGACGGAGGGATATTCCTTTGATGGGAAGACATATGCTCTTCCTGTCGAACTGAACATAGTCCCAGTCTATTATAATAAAGAGATATTTTCAGAATTCAATTTACAGCCTCCCCAGACCTTAGATGATCTCAAAGCGATCATTCGAACACTAAATAACAATGGTATAACACCCGTTACTCTTGGTGGCAAGGACGGTTGGCCGGCTTCCTTTTGGTACATGTATCTAGCTGATCGTATTGGGGGACCCAACCTGATGGATAAGGCTGTTGCGGATCAGGACTTCACAGACCCTTCCTTGCTAGAGGCGGCAAGACAAGTGCAAGAGCTGGTAAACTTGAACACATTCATCAAAGGTTACAACGGCTTATCCAATGATGAAGCCAAGGTACAGTTCATGAATGGAAAGTCAGCCATGTTCGTAACAGGGACTTGGGAGCTGCCGGATTTTACGACCACTACGGATATAGCCCAAGAATTTAAAGTCAACATCGGTTATTTCAAGTTCCCGACAGTTGTAGGCGGCAAAGGCAACGTGGATGATTGGGTCGGTGGTCCGGGTACTGGATTGTTCGTTTCCAAGAATTCTAAGCATGCTCTCGAAGCCAAAAAATTCGTCAGCTTTTTCGTTCAAAAGTGGGGAGAGCATTCTGTTGTCAATGCTGGCGTAATCCCGGCTACCAAAGTAGATACTGCGACCATCAAGCTACCGCAAATGTTCATTGATCTTTTAAACGAGTTAAATAAGGCAAATAAAGTAACTCTTTATCTGGATACACAAATGAAACCCGTCGCTTCTACTATACACATGAACCAGATTCAGGCATTGTTCGGCGAAGCAGTCACGCCAGAAGAATTCATTAAGAAACAGGATGATGCGCTAAAAGCGGATAAGTAA
- a CDS encoding response regulator transcription factor produces the protein MRSRKILIVDDEPRSREGMKKILEVWAAGQYEILTASNGISAIEILEETPVELMITDIRMPGISGLSLVSQIRDKKIQRQPSVILISGHAEFEYAQQAIQLSVVEYLLKPASREKLIASVEDALKAGEEQEHIGFMRKMADPQLMAIRDEDATLSDPVRQAIDYVEMHIEEAISLQEVAGLVHLNGSYFSSLFKEQCQMNFSEYVARRKLQKSKELLLKTNLPIAEIASLTGYQTVKYFNKLFKEYEGMSPGQYRSSMRNGIEANIQ, from the coding sequence ATGAGAAGCCGAAAGATTCTTATTGTCGACGATGAACCAAGATCAAGAGAAGGAATGAAGAAAATACTTGAGGTGTGGGCAGCCGGTCAATATGAGATCCTTACGGCAAGCAATGGGATCTCCGCTATAGAAATTCTGGAGGAGACACCGGTGGAACTTATGATAACGGATATCCGCATGCCGGGAATCAGTGGTCTTTCTTTAGTTAGTCAAATAAGGGATAAAAAAATACAGCGTCAGCCATCCGTTATTCTCATCTCCGGTCATGCGGAGTTCGAGTATGCTCAACAAGCGATCCAGTTGTCCGTAGTGGAATATTTGCTCAAGCCAGCTAGCCGGGAAAAGCTGATCGCATCTGTGGAGGATGCCCTGAAGGCAGGGGAAGAGCAGGAACATATCGGCTTCATGCGGAAGATGGCCGATCCGCAATTAATGGCCATAAGAGATGAAGATGCCACATTAAGTGACCCGGTTCGCCAGGCGATAGACTATGTGGAAATGCATATAGAGGAGGCGATCAGCCTTCAGGAAGTAGCTGGACTAGTACATCTGAATGGGAGTTATTTCAGTTCCCTTTTCAAGGAGCAATGCCAGATGAACTTCAGCGAATACGTCGCCCGCAGAAAATTGCAGAAGTCGAAGGAATTACTACTGAAAACAAATCTGCCCATAGCAGAAATTGCAAGCCTTACCGGTTACCAGACTGTTAAGTATTTCAACAAGCTGTTTAAGGAGTACGAAGGAATGAGTCCAGGGCAGTATCGTTCTTCCATGAGGAATGGTATAGAAGCGAATATTCAATAA